Proteins encoded in a region of the Streptomyces violaceoruber genome:
- a CDS encoding phosphoribosyltransferase translates to MSDVRENLTYEQFGVAVRELAQAVADDGYEPDIVLSIARGGVFVAGGLAYALDCKNIHLVNVEFYTGVGTTLDMPVMLAPVPNVIDFSDKKVLITDDVADTGKTLKLVRDFCLDTVAEVRSAVIYEKSHSLVQCEYVWKRTDDWINFPWSVLPPVHKSGSPARVNKEAL, encoded by the coding sequence AGAATCTGACCTACGAGCAGTTCGGCGTCGCCGTGCGCGAGCTGGCGCAGGCCGTCGCCGACGACGGGTACGAGCCGGACATAGTGCTGTCCATCGCCCGCGGGGGCGTCTTCGTCGCCGGTGGGCTGGCGTACGCGCTGGACTGCAAGAACATCCACCTCGTGAACGTGGAGTTCTACACCGGGGTCGGGACCACGCTCGACATGCCCGTCATGCTCGCCCCGGTCCCGAACGTCATCGACTTCTCCGACAAGAAGGTCCTGATCACCGACGACGTCGCCGACACCGGCAAGACGCTCAAGCTGGTGCGCGACTTCTGCCTCGACACGGTCGCCGAGGTCCGCAGCGCGGTGATCTATGAGAAGTCGCACTCCCTCGTCCAGTGCGAGTACGTGTGGAAGCGGACCGATGACTGGATCAACTTCCCGTGGAGTGTCTTGCCTCCAGTACATAAGTCTGGTTCACCGGCCAGGGTCAACAAGGAAGCTCTCTAG